A stretch of Neisseria subflava DNA encodes these proteins:
- a CDS encoding tetratricopeptide repeat protein, with product MNAQQYEESFLLAEKLITQDPPDFAQAIPLLCEAAEAGHVEAAFQLAGCLIEHHENAQDLAIAVSYLKQAAQAGHPYARYNLLQIEESRGIAIEDLVGAYQELAEEGLAPAQLRLMRLYADNGNDQEAVKWALKAAEQQNPQGQYFLAQHYQYSSSPDLEYSHKLYQQSAAQGFIAAHWQLGLQYKLGQGVAQNPGKAIEHLRIAADYDIVPAQTSLAELLAASNPAEALKWFEKAAEQGDSNAHVALAEIYLLGKNTERDPQKAYQHAKFAADQNDPEGLRLLGDIHRYGLGRAVDANTARQYYQRSADLGNLAAYQKLLSDSALNNQQNYELTKEIALQRQEAERLYKLAFAAHYGLKRQQNYAEALDLYHQSAERGHSKSQTNLGMMYYSGQGVPVDYAQAAKWFEAAAKQRDTMAQYNLACLYYHGMGVEKDINNACFWLQEAIQHGHEQQDVLKELLAQWKQFAQKGSAA from the coding sequence ATGAATGCTCAACAATATGAAGAATCTTTTCTGCTAGCAGAAAAATTAATCACTCAAGACCCACCTGATTTTGCACAAGCCATCCCATTGCTCTGCGAAGCAGCAGAAGCTGGGCATGTTGAGGCTGCATTTCAGCTGGCAGGATGCCTGATCGAACACCACGAAAATGCACAAGATTTAGCAATTGCTGTCTCATATCTCAAACAGGCTGCCCAAGCCGGTCACCCATATGCTCGTTACAACCTTCTGCAAATAGAAGAAAGCAGAGGGATTGCAATAGAAGACTTAGTTGGCGCCTATCAAGAGCTTGCCGAAGAAGGATTAGCCCCTGCACAACTGCGCCTGATGCGTTTATATGCAGATAACGGCAATGACCAAGAAGCAGTCAAATGGGCATTGAAAGCCGCCGAACAGCAAAATCCTCAGGGACAATACTTCTTAGCCCAACATTACCAATATTCCAGCTCTCCTGATTTGGAATATTCTCATAAACTTTATCAGCAATCCGCTGCACAGGGATTTATTGCTGCACACTGGCAACTCGGCCTTCAATACAAATTGGGGCAAGGTGTTGCACAAAACCCTGGAAAGGCAATCGAACATTTGCGTATTGCCGCCGATTACGACATTGTTCCAGCGCAAACTTCTCTTGCAGAACTCTTAGCCGCATCAAATCCTGCTGAAGCATTGAAATGGTTCGAAAAAGCTGCCGAACAAGGTGACAGTAATGCGCATGTAGCACTTGCCGAAATATATCTATTGGGCAAAAACACAGAGCGGGACCCTCAAAAGGCCTATCAGCACGCTAAATTTGCTGCGGATCAAAATGATCCGGAAGGCTTGCGCCTTTTAGGTGATATCCATCGCTACGGATTGGGACGAGCAGTTGATGCGAACACTGCGCGTCAATATTATCAACGCTCGGCCGATTTAGGTAATCTTGCCGCTTACCAAAAACTTTTGTCTGACAGCGCATTGAATAACCAGCAAAACTATGAGCTGACTAAAGAAATCGCCCTCCAACGTCAGGAAGCTGAACGTTTGTACAAGCTGGCATTTGCAGCGCACTATGGCTTAAAACGCCAACAGAATTACGCTGAAGCACTGGACCTATACCATCAATCCGCAGAACGTGGACACAGCAAATCCCAAACCAATCTTGGCATGATGTATTACAGTGGACAAGGCGTACCTGTCGACTATGCCCAAGCTGCAAAATGGTTTGAAGCAGCGGCCAAACAAAGAGACACGATGGCTCAATATAATCTTGCCTGTCTGTATTATCACGGCATGGGTGTAGAAAAAGACATCAACAATGCTTGTTTCTGGCTGCAAGAAGCCATCCAACATGGACATGAACAGCAAGACGTTCTCAAAGAGCTTTTGGCTCAATGGAAACAATTCGCTCAAAAAGGCTCTGCCGCTTAA
- the aceE gene encoding pyruvate dehydrogenase (acetyl-transferring), homodimeric type: MSTQLHDVDPIETKEWLDALSSVLEYEGSERAQYLLESLVKYSRDKGIRMPHGTTTPYLNTVSVEDEKGIPGDQNIEHRIRAFVRWNAAAIVLRAGKKDLELGGHIASFQSAATMYEVGFNHFWKAKGEGEEGDLVFFQGHVAPGIYARAFVEGRLTEDQLNNFRQEVDGKGLPSYPHPHLLPDFWQFPTVSMGLGPLMAIYQARFLKYLESRGLAKTKGRKVWVFCGDGEMDEPESQGAIALASREGLDNLVFVINCNLQRLDGPVRGNGKIIQELEGNFAGAGWNVVKVIWGRRWDRLLAKDKDGILRKRMEECLDGDYQTYKSKDGAYVREHFFNTPELKALVADMTDDEIWALNRGGHDPQKVYNAYDRAVNHADGKPTVILAKTIKGYGMGASGEGQNVAHQAKKMDKASLKQFRDRFDIPVTDEQIESGDLPYLTFAPDSEEYKYLHARRESLGGYLPQRKPTQEVLEVPELSAFDAQLKSSGDREFSTTMAFVRILSTLLKDKKIGKRVVPIVPDESRTFGMEGMFRQYGIWNPKGQQYTPQDKDQLMFYKESVDGQILQEGINEPGAMADWIAAATSYANNNFAMIPFYIYYSMFGFQRVGDLAWAAGDMHARGFLLGGTAGRTTLNGEGLQHEDGHSHIQADLIPNCVSYDPTFQYEVAVIVQDGLRRMYANNEDVFYYITLMNENYAHPDMPEGVEQDILKGMYLLKAGDKGDKKVQLMGSGTILQEVIAGAELLKADFGVEADIWSCPSFNLLHRDAIEVERFNRLHPLEAEKVPFVTSQLQGHDGPVIAATDYIRSYADRIRAYIPNDYHVLGTDGFGRSDSRANLRRFFEVDRYNVAVAALSALAEQGKVSKETVQQAIEKYGINADVAPSWKR, from the coding sequence ATGTCCACCCAATTACACGATGTTGACCCAATTGAAACCAAAGAATGGTTAGACGCGTTAAGCTCTGTTTTAGAATATGAAGGCAGCGAGCGCGCCCAGTATCTGCTGGAAAGTTTGGTCAAATACAGCCGTGACAAAGGCATCCGTATGCCTCACGGCACCACTACTCCATACTTGAACACCGTTTCCGTTGAAGACGAAAAAGGCATCCCTGGCGATCAAAACATCGAACACCGCATCCGTGCATTCGTTCGTTGGAACGCTGCCGCTATCGTTTTGCGCGCGGGTAAAAAAGATTTGGAATTGGGTGGACACATCGCATCTTTCCAATCAGCCGCCACTATGTACGAAGTCGGCTTCAACCACTTCTGGAAAGCTAAAGGCGAAGGCGAAGAAGGCGATTTAGTATTCTTCCAAGGCCACGTTGCTCCTGGTATCTACGCACGCGCTTTTGTTGAAGGCCGTCTGACTGAAGACCAATTGAACAACTTCCGTCAAGAAGTTGACGGTAAAGGTCTGCCTTCTTACCCTCACCCTCACCTGTTGCCTGACTTCTGGCAATTCCCAACCGTATCTATGGGTCTTGGCCCATTGATGGCAATTTACCAAGCACGCTTCCTGAAATACTTGGAATCTCGCGGCCTGGCTAAAACCAAAGGCCGTAAAGTATGGGTATTCTGTGGCGACGGCGAAATGGACGAACCTGAAAGCCAAGGTGCTATTGCTCTGGCTTCACGCGAAGGCTTGGACAACTTGGTATTTGTCATCAACTGTAACCTGCAACGTTTGGACGGCCCAGTACGCGGTAACGGCAAAATCATTCAAGAGCTGGAAGGCAACTTTGCCGGCGCCGGCTGGAATGTTGTGAAAGTCATCTGGGGTCGTCGTTGGGACCGCCTTTTGGCAAAAGACAAAGACGGCATCCTGCGCAAACGCATGGAAGAATGCTTGGATGGTGACTACCAAACTTACAAATCCAAAGACGGTGCATACGTTCGTGAACACTTCTTCAATACGCCTGAACTGAAAGCATTGGTCGCCGATATGACTGATGACGAAATTTGGGCATTGAACCGTGGTGGTCATGACCCTCAAAAAGTGTACAACGCTTACGACCGCGCTGTGAACCACGCAGACGGCAAACCTACTGTAATCTTGGCGAAAACCATTAAAGGTTACGGTATGGGTGCATCCGGCGAAGGCCAAAACGTTGCCCACCAAGCCAAAAAAATGGACAAAGCTTCTCTGAAACAATTCCGTGACCGCTTTGACATTCCTGTAACTGACGAGCAAATCGAAAGCGGCGACCTGCCTTACCTGACTTTTGCTCCTGACAGCGAAGAATACAAATACCTGCACGCACGCCGCGAATCTTTGGGTGGCTACCTGCCTCAACGCAAACCTACCCAAGAAGTTCTGGAAGTGCCTGAGTTGTCAGCATTTGATGCCCAACTGAAATCCAGCGGTGACCGTGAATTCTCAACCACCATGGCTTTCGTCCGCATCCTGTCTACTCTGTTGAAAGACAAAAAAATCGGCAAACGCGTGGTGCCTATCGTTCCAGATGAAAGCCGTACGTTCGGTATGGAAGGTATGTTCCGTCAATACGGTATTTGGAACCCTAAAGGCCAACAATACACCCCTCAAGATAAAGACCAACTGATGTTCTACAAAGAATCTGTTGACGGTCAAATCTTGCAAGAAGGTATTAACGAGCCAGGCGCAATGGCTGACTGGATCGCGGCTGCAACCAGCTACGCCAACAACAACTTTGCGATGATTCCTTTCTACATCTACTACTCTATGTTCGGTTTCCAACGCGTTGGCGACTTGGCATGGGCAGCAGGCGATATGCACGCACGCGGCTTCCTGTTGGGTGGTACTGCCGGCCGTACAACACTGAACGGTGAAGGCCTGCAACACGAAGACGGCCACAGTCATATTCAAGCCGATTTGATCCCGAACTGCGTTTCTTACGATCCGACCTTCCAATACGAAGTAGCTGTTATCGTACAAGACGGTCTGCGCCGTATGTATGCCAATAACGAAGACGTGTTCTACTACATCACCTTGATGAACGAGAACTACGCTCATCCTGACATGCCTGAAGGCGTGGAACAAGACATCCTGAAAGGTATGTACTTGCTGAAAGCCGGTGACAAAGGCGACAAGAAAGTTCAATTGATGGGTTCCGGCACCATCCTGCAAGAAGTAATTGCCGGTGCCGAATTGTTGAAAGCCGACTTTGGCGTAGAAGCAGACATTTGGTCTTGCCCGTCCTTCAACCTGTTGCACCGCGACGCCATCGAAGTAGAACGTTTCAACCGCCTGCATCCGCTGGAAGCTGAAAAAGTGCCTTTCGTTACCTCACAACTGCAAGGTCATGACGGTCCGGTTATCGCCGCTACCGACTATATCCGCAGCTATGCCGACCGTATCCGCGCGTACATCCCGAACGACTACCATGTCTTGGGTACCGATGGTTTCGGCCGTTCCGACAGCCGTGCCAACCTGCGCCGCTTCTTCGAAGTGGACCGCTACAACGTTGCCGTGGCAGCATTGAGCGCATTGGCAGAGCAAGGCAAAGTCAGCAAAGAAACCGTTCAGCAAGCCATTGAAAAATACGGCATTAATGCCGATGTGGCTCCAAGCTGGAAACGCTAA
- the aceF gene encoding dihydrolipoyllysine-residue acetyltransferase: protein MSIVEIKVPDIGGHENVDIIAVEVKAGDTIAVDDTLITLETDKATMDVPADAAGIVKEVKVKVGDKISEGGVILTVETGAAAADAAPAPAAEAPAAPVAAPAAAPAGGATVQVVVPDIGGHSDVDVIAVEVKVGDTVAVDDTLITLETDKATMDVPCTEAGVVKAVFLKVGDKVSEGSAIIEVETAGSAAAAPAPAAQAAAPAPATAPAPAAPAAAPAPAAPAAAKIDEAAFAKAHAGPSARKLARELGVDLGQVKGTGLKGRIMGEDVKAFVKSVMQSGAGKPAAASLGVGLDLLPWPKVDFSKFGSVEVKELSRIKKISGQNLSRNWVVIPHVTVHEEADMTELEEFRKQLNKEWEREGVKLSPLAFIIKASVAALKAFPEFNASLDGDNLVLKNYFNIGFAADTPNGLVVPVIKDVDQKGLKQISQELTELSKKAREGKLKPQEMQGACFTISSLGGIGGTGFTPIVNAPEVAILGVCKSQIKPVWNGKEFTPRLMCPLSLSFDHRVIDGAAGMRFTVFLANLLKDFRRITL, encoded by the coding sequence ATGAGTATCGTAGAAATCAAAGTCCCTGATATCGGCGGTCATGAAAACGTCGACATCATCGCCGTAGAAGTCAAAGCGGGCGACACCATCGCCGTTGACGACACCCTGATTACATTGGAAACCGATAAAGCCACTATGGATGTACCTGCTGATGCAGCCGGCATCGTGAAAGAAGTTAAAGTTAAAGTTGGCGATAAAATCTCTGAAGGCGGCGTTATTCTGACCGTTGAAACCGGTGCTGCCGCTGCTGATGCCGCTCCGGCTCCTGCAGCAGAAGCTCCTGCTGCTCCAGTTGCTGCGCCCGCAGCCGCTCCTGCCGGTGGCGCTACCGTACAAGTTGTTGTACCTGATATCGGCGGTCACTCTGACGTAGACGTTATTGCTGTTGAAGTTAAAGTCGGCGACACTGTTGCCGTTGACGACACCCTGATTACTTTGGAAACCGATAAAGCCACTATGGACGTACCATGTACCGAAGCTGGTGTGGTTAAAGCCGTATTCCTGAAAGTTGGCGACAAAGTATCCGAAGGATCCGCCATCATCGAAGTAGAAACTGCTGGCTCTGCTGCAGCAGCTCCAGCTCCTGCCGCTCAAGCTGCCGCACCTGCACCGGCTACCGCTCCAGCTCCTGCTGCACCAGCCGCTGCGCCTGCACCTGCTGCTCCTGCTGCTGCCAAAATCGACGAAGCTGCGTTTGCCAAAGCTCACGCAGGTCCTTCTGCTCGTAAACTGGCTCGCGAATTGGGCGTAGATTTGGGCCAAGTCAAAGGTACCGGTCTGAAAGGCCGTATCATGGGCGAAGACGTTAAAGCCTTCGTTAAATCCGTTATGCAAAGCGGTGCAGGCAAACCTGCCGCTGCTTCTTTGGGCGTTGGTCTGGACTTGTTGCCATGGCCTAAAGTTGACTTCTCTAAATTCGGCAGCGTCGAAGTTAAAGAACTGTCTCGCATTAAGAAAATCTCCGGTCAAAACCTGTCTCGCAACTGGGTTGTGATTCCTCACGTTACCGTACACGAAGAAGCGGACATGACCGAATTGGAAGAATTCCGCAAACAGCTGAACAAAGAATGGGAACGCGAAGGCGTGAAACTGTCTCCATTGGCGTTCATCATTAAAGCCTCTGTTGCTGCGCTGAAAGCCTTCCCTGAATTCAACGCCTCTCTGGATGGCGACAACTTGGTGCTGAAAAACTACTTCAACATCGGTTTCGCAGCAGACACGCCAAACGGCTTGGTTGTTCCAGTCATCAAAGACGTGGATCAAAAAGGCTTGAAACAAATCAGCCAAGAGCTGACCGAATTGTCTAAAAAAGCCCGCGAAGGCAAGCTCAAACCACAAGAAATGCAAGGCGCATGCTTTACCATTTCCAGCTTGGGCGGTATCGGCGGTACAGGCTTCACACCAATCGTGAATGCTCCTGAAGTTGCTATCTTGGGCGTGTGCAAATCCCAAATCAAACCGGTTTGGAACGGCAAAGAATTTACTCCTCGCCTGATGTGCCCATTGAGCCTGTCCTTTGACCACCGTGTCATCGACGGTGCCGCCGGTATGCGCTTCACCGTATTCCTGGCTAACCTGTTGAAAGACTTCCGCCGCATTACTCTGTAA
- the lpdA gene encoding dihydrolipoyl dehydrogenase: MSLVELKVPDIGGHENVDIIAVEVNVGDTIAVDDTLITLETDKATMDVPAEVAGVVKEVKVKVGDKISEGGLIVVVEAEGAAAAPKAEAPAAPAQEAPKAAAPAPQAAQFGGSADAEYDVVVLGGGPGGYSAAFAAADEGLKVAIVERYKTLGGVCLNVGCIPSKALLHNAAVIDEVRHLAANGIKYPEPELDIDMLRAYKDGVVSRLTTGLAGMAKGRKVDIIQGDGQFLNPHHLEVSLTTSEVYEQATPTGEKKIVAFKNCIIAAGSRVTKLPFIPEDPRIIDSSGALALKEVPGKLLIIGGGIIGLEMGTVYSTLGSRLDVVEMMDGLMQGADRDLVKVWQKQNEYRFDNIMINTKTVAVEPKEDGVYVTFEGANAPKEPQRYDAVLVAAGRAPNGKLISAEKAGVAVTDRGFIEVNKQMRTNVPHIYAIGDIVGQPMLAHKAVHEGHVAAENCAGHKAYFDARVIPGVAYTSPEVAWVGETELSAKASGRKITKANFPWAASGRAIANGCDNGFTKLIFDAETGRIIGGGIVGPNGGDMIGEVCLAIEMGCDAADIGKTIHPHPTLGESIGMAAEVALGVCTDLPAQKKK, from the coding sequence ATGAGCTTAGTTGAATTGAAAGTGCCCGACATTGGCGGTCACGAAAATGTAGATATTATTGCGGTTGAAGTAAATGTGGGTGATACCATTGCTGTGGACGATACCCTGATTACTTTGGAAACCGATAAAGCGACGATGGACGTACCTGCCGAAGTTGCAGGCGTGGTCAAAGAAGTTAAAGTTAAAGTGGGCGATAAAATCTCTGAAGGCGGTTTGATTGTTGTCGTTGAGGCCGAAGGTGCAGCTGCTGCTCCTAAAGCCGAAGCGCCTGCCGCTCCTGCACAAGAAGCACCTAAAGCAGCCGCTCCTGCTCCTCAAGCTGCTCAATTCGGCGGTTCTGCCGACGCAGAGTATGACGTGGTCGTATTGGGTGGTGGCCCTGGCGGTTATTCTGCTGCATTTGCCGCTGCTGACGAAGGCTTGAAAGTTGCCATCGTTGAACGTTACAAAACTTTGGGCGGCGTTTGCTTGAACGTCGGCTGTATCCCTTCCAAAGCGCTGTTGCACAATGCTGCCGTTATCGATGAAGTACGTCACTTGGCTGCCAACGGTATCAAATACCCTGAGCCTGAACTCGATATCGATATGCTGCGCGCCTACAAAGACGGCGTTGTTTCCCGTCTGACCACTGGTTTGGCCGGTATGGCGAAAGGCCGCAAAGTGGACATTATCCAAGGTGACGGCCAATTCTTGAATCCGCACCACTTGGAAGTTTCTCTGACGACCAGCGAAGTGTACGAACAAGCTACGCCTACCGGCGAGAAAAAGATCGTTGCCTTCAAAAACTGTATCATTGCAGCAGGCAGCCGCGTAACCAAACTGCCTTTCATCCCTGAAGATCCGCGCATCATCGATTCCAGCGGCGCTTTGGCTCTGAAAGAAGTACCAGGCAAACTGTTGATCATCGGCGGTGGTATTATCGGTCTCGAAATGGGTACGGTTTACAGCACGCTGGGTTCTCGCCTGGATGTTGTTGAAATGATGGACGGCCTGATGCAAGGCGCAGACCGCGACTTGGTTAAAGTATGGCAAAAACAAAACGAATACCGTTTTGACAACATCATGATCAACACCAAAACTGTTGCTGTCGAGCCTAAAGAAGACGGCGTTTACGTTACCTTCGAAGGTGCAAATGCGCCTAAAGAACCACAACGTTACGATGCCGTACTCGTAGCTGCCGGTCGTGCACCAAACGGCAAACTCATCAGCGCTGAAAAAGCCGGTGTTGCTGTAACCGACCGCGGCTTTATCGAAGTGAACAAACAAATGCGCACTAATGTGCCACACATCTACGCTATCGGCGATATTGTCGGTCAACCGATGTTGGCACACAAAGCCGTTCACGAAGGCCACGTTGCCGCTGAAAACTGTGCCGGCCACAAAGCCTACTTCGACGCACGCGTTATCCCGGGCGTTGCCTACACTTCTCCTGAAGTGGCATGGGTTGGCGAAACCGAGTTGTCTGCCAAAGCCTCCGGCCGCAAAATCACCAAAGCCAACTTCCCATGGGCTGCTTCCGGCCGTGCGATTGCCAACGGTTGCGACAATGGTTTCACTAAGCTGATTTTTGATGCTGAAACCGGCCGCATCATCGGTGGCGGTATCGTCGGTCCTAACGGCGGCGATATGATCGGCGAAGTCTGCTTGGCGATTGAAATGGGCTGTGATGCAGCTGATATCGGTAAAACCATCCACCCACACCCAACCCTGGGCGAATCCATCGGTATGGCTGCGGAAGTGGCATTGGGCGTATGTACCGACCTGCCTGCGCAGAAAAAGAAATAA
- a CDS encoding P-II family nitrogen regulator: MKKIEAIIKPFKLDDVREILTEIGITGMTVSEVKGFGRQKGHTEIYRGAEYAVDFLPKVKIELVLADDKVDQAVDAILETAHSGKIGDGKIFIYPVEEAIRIRTGERSEAAL; the protein is encoded by the coding sequence ATGAAAAAAATCGAAGCTATTATCAAACCTTTCAAACTCGACGATGTACGTGAAATCCTGACTGAAATCGGCATTACCGGCATGACTGTCAGCGAAGTTAAAGGCTTCGGTCGCCAAAAAGGCCATACGGAAATTTATCGCGGCGCAGAATACGCGGTCGATTTTCTGCCTAAAGTGAAAATCGAATTGGTATTGGCTGACGATAAAGTCGATCAGGCTGTGGATGCCATTTTGGAAACCGCACATTCCGGCAAAATCGGTGACGGTAAAATCTTCATTTATCCGGTTGAAGAGGCTATCCGTATCCGTACCGGAGAACGCTCAGAAGCAGCACTTTAA
- a CDS encoding choline/carnitine O-acyltransferase, whose protein sequence is MAAKAGGELPEIYKDEGYQTFTTDFLSTSTVGDNRAVVNFAFAPTSVGGLGINYTITSEGWLYTVSHTQEQQEKVNTFVDALKVGGKNLLEFLNA, encoded by the coding sequence ATGGCGGCTAAAGCAGGCGGCGAGCTTCCTGAAATCTATAAAGATGAAGGCTACCAAACCTTTACTACCGACTTTCTTTCTACTTCAACCGTAGGCGACAACAGAGCGGTAGTAAATTTTGCTTTTGCACCGACTTCAGTGGGCGGCTTGGGCATCAACTACACAATCACGTCGGAAGGCTGGCTGTATACGGTAAGCCATACTCAAGAGCAACAAGAGAAAGTCAACACATTCGTCGATGCTCTGAAAGTAGGCGGAAAAAATCTGCTCGAATTTCTTAATGCTTGA
- a CDS encoding choline/carnitine O-acyltransferase: MDVSHFKNGRTECVRPVSEESLAFVGTLLQEKPSREALDAVLAEHKARIKACKLGQGPNRHLLCHQIDGG, translated from the coding sequence GTGGATGTCAGCCACTTTAAAAACGGCCGTACTGAATGCGTCCGTCCTGTTTCAGAAGAATCGCTGGCATTTGTTGGTACTTTGTTGCAGGAAAAACCGTCTCGTGAAGCACTGGACGCCGTATTGGCCGAACACAAAGCACGCATTAAAGCTTGTAAACTCGGTCAAGGTCCAAACCGTCACTTGCTGTGCCATCAAATTGATGGCGGCTAA